Within Eschrichtius robustus isolate mEscRob2 chromosome X, mEscRob2.pri, whole genome shotgun sequence, the genomic segment ACTTGCTCCGAGCGTCACTGCCCCATTCATTCCTTCGCTCACTAGGCGTCTTCGAACACCTGTGCTGGGGACAGCCGTGCCGCACCAGTAGAGCCACGAAGGCAGCTCTGGCCCAAGATTTGCAAATGACTCCCGCGGCAGTGGTGCCAAAAGTCCCTGCGTCCTGTTTTCTCATATTTCTATTCCCCCACTCTGCATGTCACCCTTGTAGACTTGGCAGTGCCAGAGAAAGCATTTTCCAGGGAAGCTGCCAAGAAACGAGCAAAATGGCTTCTAAGTTCCCTTCCAACCACCAGAGTCCATACTTCCAAAAAAGGCCAGAGACAAATGGCAGAAAACAGCAGGCAAACAAATAGCAGGGAGCTCTTACTTCACTGATGCACAAGGCCATCTCGAATCATAAAGCTAAGTAAGTCTAGGTTGGGCCAAATGCCATATCAAGACAGCTGCACCTTCTGAAGAGATCTCATTCATTTATGTCTGAATTCTCTTTTTCATGGACTTCCACTATCAAATATGACCCAGGTTCCCATGGGAAGAAACTGGTACTTAGCCAAATGCCTTGGGGCAAGGAAGGTACTATAACACCCATCCCTTCACGAAGCCGGACGCCATCTTTACCAGCTGGCAGCCTGGGAATGGGGGTGGGTGCcgtgagtgggggggggggggggaaggcccATGTGTGAGTTTCCTAGGCTGCTATAacgaagtaccacaaactgggagatGGGGGGCGCTAAAGCACAGGCATTtcttctctcccagttctggagatcagaagtctgaaatcaaggtgtggcaGGGCCACGTACCCTCTGCAGCCTCTAGGGGAAGATTCTagttttttccagcttctggcaTCACTGGCagcccttggcttgtagacacatcactctAGTCTCTGCCTCCGTCGTCACAGGGCCTTGTCCCTGTGAGTCTGTGTCTTCACCTGGTATTCTCCCTCTGCACAGGCctatctctgtgtctctctcctcttcttatagacACCAGGCATATTGGACTAGGGTCACCCTACTCCTGTAGAATCGCATCTTACCTTAACAACACCACaaagactatttccaaataaggtcccagCCACAGGTTCCGGGGCTTAGGACGTGAACATGTCTTTGGGGGACACCACTCCCCATCCCAGCTGGAAAAGAAGAGATGGGCTGAGTCCCACATAGAACCTGCTTTGCCCCCTCCTTCCTCTGGCTTGACAGGTCCTGGAATAAAAAGGTCCTGGAAGCTTCAGGTTCTAGAAAATCTTATCTCAATCTCTCCTTTTTGAACCTAAAATAAAGGAGATGGAAGGTTGTATATCTTTAATCCATACTATCTTTTACAAAAGCCTCAGTAATAGGAAGccaaagcaaacaaaagaaaaccacccTGCACCAGATTTTAATTCATATTCTATGGCTGAACTGTCCTTACAAAGCACAGCTGGCCGTGTCACGTATTCCTCAAAAGTGTCAAATACGTCCCAATACCTATCCTTATCTCTGTTCCAATGACAGCACACACTGAAGGTGGGGCTCACAGCCTTAGCGGCATCAGGAAGACACACAGACGACCCCTTAGTGACAAGCACTGAGTTGACAGGCCCAGAGGCCAGCACACAAAGCCAGCAAGTCCCCAGGGCAGTGTGACAGGCACACACATGGGTTGAGGGATTTAAAATAGCAGTCAGCAGTCACAGTCTGAAATTGTTTGGTCCAACCTGCTCGATTTACATAGTGGGAAACTGAGTCCCATTGAGAGAAAGGAACTTGCCTGGTACCTGGTAATCGTGAGAGGAAACTTAGGGCCACAGAACCTCCAGAGAGGCTGCTGTTAGCCCCACAACCCAGAGCTCGCCCGGTTCAGCACGGTGGCTCTCGGCTGGGGTGGGGACACCAAGGGCAGTGCTAGGCCACATGGGGCAGGCAAGGCCGGGGGTGGGCGTGGAGCTGGGCCCAGCCTGTGTGGGGGAAGGGGGTGATGGAGGCAAGGTGCTTTTTCAAAAGCACGAGGCAGAAAGGACTGGCAAGAGAGCCGAAGCCGCCCTCAGAGGCCTGCCAGGCCCCTCACCCTCCACTGTCCATGCTCAGAGCCCCAGCCCTGGGCTTTGGCACAGACTCTGTCATCAAAGGGTGCCCAGTTGAGCTGGAAAGGACACAGTGGAAAAGGGGACATTTACTCATATCCTTCACCCTGAAGACAAATAACACAATGACTTCGCAAACTCAAGCAAGCCCTACTGCCTGACTTGTCACCCATGAGTGAcccctccctgtgcccctcacCCAGTGGACCCTGGGCGTGCCAACCAGCCCCCATACCTGTGGGTGACAGAGGCATGGTGGCCAGTGTCCAGAGCCTGCGCTGCCCTGGTGACAACCTCGCAAATGTGGTGAAGTGCCTGGGACAGTCCCCCAGCGCCCATGCCATCATGTGTTGAAGGATGGTCCTACCAGCATGCATCGAGCCCAACGGGGGTTCCCAGGGAGAACCGCCCAGGCTGGCCTCTTTCCCCCAGGGCACACCGAAGAGCAGTCCTTCCCGAAGCAGTGCCATTTGAGTGGGAGTCGGGGGGCGGGGCACGGCTCTGAGATTCCCTAGACTCGGCATCTTGACTCACTGTCTTGGCATTAATAAAAATTTGTAACTTTCTAGATACATTTTGGTCTTCTTGAACTCAAATGATACTCCTTAACCTCTCTTTCCAAGATGTAACCTCACTCGCCAAGCAGAATGATTGCCAAGCCCTGCAAGTGTCCCAGCAGAGGAGGGAGGACACGTGGGCCCTTCTAGGGGACGTCATTGTGACACGGGCACACGCTGTGCCATCCTGCCTTCCGGAAGTGGTGGAGGGCCTACCCCAAGCACTTCCACCTGGAGAGCATTTGAGGGGAAGTCGAGTCTGGATGGCACCCACAAACCCCCAGCGCAGCACGGGCTACAGAGCAAACACAGGGTGTcccagttcatttgtatcttttattaCACAAAATAAAGTTCCATCTATGTtgcacattcattcattctataaatcaggcttttaaaaaatccccAGGGGCTCAGTCCCATCCTTTCTTTGATCTTCCTTCCGATGACGTCACCCTCGAAGGCAGTCAGGTCCTCTCAAAGGATAAAAGCAGACGCGGCGCCTGGCCTCGGCAGCCCCTTGCGGTGCACTCCCAGCCCGCCCGCTGGAGGCGTGGCTCCTGCCACTGTCCAGACCGCGGCTGCCGGGGACAGTCATCGCCTTCACCAGCCCTTCCAGCTGGTCCTCTGGGGGCTGGCGTTCACGGCCCTGTGGCGGTGCCATCCCCAGGCTGCCGAGCGTCACGGACTTCTCTTTGGGCAGGCCTGGACCAGGGCCTTAGGGGATCTCTGTGTCCATGGtataaatctgaatgagatcagaCACAATGTTATCAATGATTGGCTTGGTAAGGTCTTCACTAAACACctagaaaggagaaggaaaacaggCTCCGGTTAGACACCCTCTCGGTTAAACAAGGCGCCCGCCACTAAGCACAGAACCACAGTGCACAGGGGTGGGGGATGGCACGCGGACTCGGCTATTGGAAACGAGGGTGGCTCTCTGCACAGCCGGTTCAGGTCCAGCCTGCCGGGGCTGATCACAAAGCAGAGAACATTCCAGATGGAAGAGGCTGTGGTGATCGTCCAGCTCATACAGGAGAGGGGACTTGTCCTGGGTTACATGGGAAGCCGGTAACAGGCTCCTGCCTCCCCCTGGAGCTCTCAGGTCCACAGTCTCTGGGgatgggagcaggggtggggagttCATCTCCAGAAATAGGCTAGGTCTCCTGGACCCCACTCTACCCTAGGCCAACCCCTAGGGAACATGTGGACCTGCTCTCTAGCCTGGACCAGAgcacgtcctttttttttttttttttttggccacgctgcacagcttgctggatcttagttccccgaccagggattgaacccgggccccggcagtgagagcactgagtcctaaccactggactgccagggaagtccccagaccgcCACTTGACTGTGCCACGGAGCTTATAAAATTGCAACGTGAGTCCCCAGGGGCCCAAATGAAGAGGGCCTAACTCTGCACGTTCCCAAGGAAGGTCTGGTCCTGgcctggctcctgggaggggaactCTAGGCCCCTGCCTGATGAGAGGGTCTCGGTTAGCCCAGGGCCGAGGGACCTGGGAGCTCATACCTGGTCTCTCCTGGacctgtcctccgttccttttaTCTTTGCTGATTTCAACCTGTATCCTTCCCCGGTAACTAACCCGAGCTCCCATAAGCACGAGCATAACGGCTTTTCTGAACTCTGTGAGTCCTCCCGGCAACACATCGAGCCTGAGGGTGCCCTTGGGGACCCCTGATGACACGGcaagtaaaaagcaaaacaaggagCACTTGGTTGGATGCCGTGGCCCCCGGGCCAGGGGGTTACTGCCTGGGGAATCAAGGTACCACGAAGGTCAAGGCCCAGGGCTGAGCTAGGGCAAAAGCTGGACCTGAGTCCACCCTCCTGCATGGCCACCGAAGGAAGCCTGAACTCTCCACAGGCTGTCGCTTCAGGTGGGAGATAGTGACCTGGAAACACCCGCTCCCTCGACCACTGGCTCAGGAAGATCAGCCATCACCCCCTGGACTCTGGTTGGAAAATAAATACTTCAGAAATACAGgcttgcatagcacagggagatcagctctgtgctttgtgaccacctagaggggtgggatagggagggtgggagggagggagatgcaagagggaagagatatgggaacatatgtatatgcataactgattcactttgttataaagcagaaactaacacacaattggaaagcaattatactccaataaagacgttaaaaaaaaaaaaaagaaatacaggctTGCTTGTCAGGGTCCTCTACCTGTATGCTCCTGGAGACCCCAAGCCAAGAAATGACCGTTAAAAAGTAGTCCAGGgccgggacttccccggtggcacagtggttaaggctgTGCACTCCCCATGCCAGcggcccgggttctatccctggttagggaactagatcccacatgcgagctgcaactaaggagcccgcatgccgaagctaagacccggcgcagccacataaataaataaatattaaaaaaaaaaaaaagtagtccagggccaaaagctggaaacaacccaagcgtCCCTCCATGGAGGAATGAACCAACATGACATGGTCCAGCCGTACCACGGAACAGGACTCGGCCTTAAAAAGATgggaattctgacacctgctgcaACTCGCTACTGCTTTAGAGCCAGAGCCTCAGCCACCCAGAGGCCCGAAGCACCTGGGCACGGACGGGCACCCCGCTGCCACCGCCGCCGCGCTCGAGGGCAGACAAGTGACTTCAGAGAAGCGGTGGCTGAGGGCAGATGAGCAGGAAGAGTGCCTCACGATTTAGAGGAAGCGCCCCGGGGCCGGGCAGGCAGCCACTCATCCCCAAGCAAGTGGCCCTCACGTGCCCAAAGGATGCCCGATGGCTCCCGTGCCCGGAACTCAGAGCCCCCCGGAAAGACTGAAGAGCGAGGGTAGCGCGGGTGTACCGCCCAGGGGGGCGGCCTCGCCCGGGAGGACGATTGCTGGGTAAGTGTGTGTCGCCCAGAAAAGAGGCCCGTGGCGGAGCCGTTCCCCGTGCTCTCTTCTCACGAGGGGTGAGGGGTGGCGGCCgagagggggaggcaggggttgCTGCGGCCGCTCCAGCCCCGGTCACAGTCAGGAGCGAGCGAAGAGAAAGGAGAGCGGCACGGAAGACACGCAGAGGAAACCAGTGACGACCCGGCAGATCCAAGCAGCCCGGGCTGGGCCAGGAAGCAGCGGCCCCTTGTGCCGCCACCTGATTCAACAGAGTGGGGACATGGGGCTCACATGATCTGGAAGTCCCCAAGAAGCCCGGCACCGAGCAATGCTTTTGTCCACGCAGCCGCCCTTTGCTCCCcacctgccaggcactgggcGCGGGGCAGCTGATGAAGCAGACAAGGCCCCtggccttggggtgggggggggtgggtagaCAGGCAATAAAGGACAACGAAGCACAGAAAGAAGCTGTGATCTCCCAGGAAGGGCGAGCAGGCCGGGGGAAGGGAGCCTCAGGAAGGGGGAGGCAGCCACTGTGGGTTCGCATGGGAGGGGTGGTGCACAGAAAGGGGGAGCCTTCCGTCACCTCAAAGTCTGCTTACATGGAATCTCATTGTAGGACAAGGAGGGACAATGATGTGTCATGAAGAGAGGaacagcaaatttcaagtataggACAGGAAAAACAGAGAGTGATGTCAAAATCCCATTTTAAGAAACAGTGGGACTACCCAGGGAGACCCGCTAGGACTGCAGCCTTTCTGACAGACACGGTTCACCCAGCTCTCGACAGACTGCTCTCGAGGTTCAGTACGTCTGGGGGAGGCGGGGTGTCACCTGTCTTATCTATCTgtgcatccacccacccatctattATCCAACTACCTCCttttctatcatctatccatcccACCATCCATCATCACCTATCCATCCACACATcatgtatctatctacctaccaaCCAACCACTGCCTTTGTAGAGCACCCCCTATACGTCTTCTGACGTGAAGCCAGACTTATTAACCTCGGCTCTAGGACAAGCTCCCACTCAATTCAAAAAAAGTGCTTGGTTGACCTCAgcagttctcaaccaggggtgatccCTACCCCGAggcacttggcaatgtctggacaCGGTTTTCGTTGTCCTGCTCGACATCCTACATCCAGCCCTGAACGTCCACGATGTCGAGGGGGAGAGCCTGCCTTAGACGATTAGGACAGAGTATTCTCAAGCTTCAAGGTTCCCAAGTAGCCCGTATCTTTCTTTGCGGATAACTACTACAAAGAAATGTGACACCAGGTACAGGGACCTCAGGCAGAGAAGAGGGGGACACACGCCAAGCGGGACTGCCAACGCAGTCACCTCACCTGCCACCACGGCTTCTCGGCCTCGGCCTCAGCGGGCACCTCGACCCCATAGGCCTGCAGGGCCAGGTGGAGCACCGCCACGGCTATGTGCTGAGCCTGGAACCGGAGGCACAGCCCCCCGTGGTAGCTGTCCCGCAGCAGGGCCCAGGCGGTGATGGAGACGGGGCTCCGCTGCCAGCTGTAACGGTTCAGCCAGTTCTTGAGGGACACCAGGTAGTGGAGCAGGTACTGCAAAGACACGCCAGTCAGCTGGCCCCCACTCACCTGCCTCCTTACCGTGAGCCTGCGGCCCGTCTGCCCGCCAGCCGCTCGCCCCTAAGCTGTCACGATGTGTGTACGCCACAGATCGGATGTCGCCTCCCAGTGTCATTGGAAAAAAGCCCCAGTGCCTTCCACGGGCCTTGCCCCACCCTCCTGCCAGGTTCacctccacccccgccccggtCCCCACGGGCCCGCCTGCTCTCAGCCTCCAGGCCCGGCTCCCAAAACCCGCTCGGCCACTCTCAATGGCCACCCCGCCACAGTCCCTCTCCGTCACCGCGGCCCTGTGCCGGCCACCATCAGCAATCATTCTACTCATCCCCTGGCCCAGCTCAAACATTAAACCTCCAGAAACAGCGTCCCGATCTGCACGACAGGGCACGGCCCCCACGGTCCAGCCTGAGGCTACGGGCCCACCAGACACCGGACACTGGCTCTCGGGGGCACTAGGGCCTCTGAATGCCCCTCAGCTCGGCCGTCTGTCAGCTCCCCCTCTGCCCGAACACCACGCTCTCCTGAGCCCACGGGGAGTGCCCTGCACTGCACGCCGACAGAAAACACTACGGCTGGGAACCTCCACCAGTGGCTCTGGGACTAGGCAGGCGGTCGGGAAGGCCCACGTCACAGGCCCTCCCCTGTCTCTCTGCAGGCCGCCTTTCCAGCTGCCCACAGGGGCCTTCCGAGTGCTCTAAGGGTTCACGTGCCCCTTCTGCTGCTTTCTGAAGCAATTCTTCTGCTGGGACGAACGCGTTCCTAGCTGTGAACAGTGAGTGACCAGGCTTTTCTCGTGGGTTCGTATGCACAGCTGAGCTGGGCACGAGCTCCGAGGCGGGGCAGCAACTCCTGGCACAGGGACGCGGCAGGTCAGGAAACGGGCCCTGCCTCCCCGTGGCTCAGCGAACAAACAACTTATTCGGATCTGGGGACGGGCACGGGCTTCAGAGGGCACGCGGATCCCGGCCTGCAGCCACAGCCGAGCGGGCGGAAAGGCAGCAGCTGAAATGAGAGCTGCCTGAGGGACCCGAGAGTGGGGACGAGCGAGGCTGCCCGAGCCGGTCACCGCTCCTCCTCAGGGCCCCGCGTGGCTCCAGGCTCGGGGGGCTGCACTTTCCGGATAAAAAGCGAATAGCTTCGTGCCTCTGGGAACCGTCGCGACCCCCCAGCACATACCTTGTGAGGGTGCTGGAAGGAGACCTGGAAACGCAGAACCCGCAGTACGAGCAGTTCACACTGCACGATGCTGTCACGGAGCTCCCAAAAGCGTGAGTCCAGCTCCAAGGGCTCGCTGTCCGGGTGGAAGTACCTGTGCAGAGAAACAGCACGGCTGACGGCAGAAGTGGGTGGCCCCAGGAGCCCCCAGTCATGGGACAGCCAGATGCAAACGCCAGGGCCCCTGTGCTGCTGATCAGCACAGGGTCACCATCAACAACTCTCCACCTGCAGGTCCAGTACGGGATAAAAACGGTAACCAGAGAGGAAAGAAGCCACTTCTAGCGTTAGCCCCATGGCTGTCCCACGCCCTATTAGGGAGCCCCCCAGTTTCCCCTCGTGCCCGCCCGCCCTCCCTGCTGGGGCCCTGGCAGTTACAGGTGGACTCCAGCTGCCCTTCCGCAGTTCCCTCTCCTGTTTTTCTCCTACTCTTTCGAGGTACACCGTGAACCTGTCATGTTTACGGGGTGGGGAGTGCTTTTCCGTTAGCTGTTTCTTAAAAGAGAAGCAGCACAAAATAGTTTTCTTCCCTAACGATTAGGGTTCCTGGAAAGGCTATGACGCACTAACTTTCCATAAATTGCTTTCTCCCAGGCCCCGGGGCCTCGGCACAGCCCGCCCAGCCGGCTGGACCCCCGTGTCCTTCCCCAACAGGAACACAGCTGCTCGAGCCCAGGACCGCGAGAGACACTCCTGAGCAACTCTGACCCAGTTTCCACACCATCTAAATAGGACGGCGGCCCCAGAACCCAACTGGTTCCATCCATCCTGTCCAAGACTCCACGAgaatctttgcttttttttttagaatagaatttgatctttatttttttaacacctttattggagtataattgctttacaatggtgtgttaatttctgctttataacaaagtgaatcagctacacgtatacacTCTGCGAGCCCCCTCTGCTCCAGCTGTGCCCGCCTGCGACGCTAGGGACACACTCTTTCCCACCCACCTCTGCACCCCAGTCTGGCCTCTGAGGTTTCCCAAAATCTGGCCGCAGCTTCTCTCGCACAGGTGCCCCTAGGCTTCTGGCTCGCTCCTGCCTTTGCTGtcagcgctcccggccccaggtCGAGGCCACCCGGGTGCCTCCTCCTGAGTTGCACTGCTGCCGCCTGGGGGGCAGGGCCTCGTGAGAGCCTCCTCTGGCCGCCCATCCAGGGGGCACCGGAAGCGGCTACCTGTTGGAAACGTTGATGATGTCACGAGTGCACAGGTGCCCCTAGGCTTCTGGCTCGCTCCTGCCTTTGCCCCTAGGCTTCAGGCTGGCTCCTGCCTTTGCCCCTAGGCTTCAGGCTGGCTCCTGCCTTTGCCCCTAGGCTTCAGGCTGGCTCCTGCCTTTGCCCCTAGG encodes:
- the CCNQ gene encoding cyclin-Q isoform X3; this encodes MRSIPIATACAIYHKFFCEIDLDAYDPYLVAMSSLYLAGKVEEQHLRTRDIINVSNRYFHPDSEPLELDSRFWELRDSIVQCELLVLRVLRFQVSFQHPHKYLLHYLVSLKNWLNRYSWQRSPVSITAWALLRDSYHGGLCLRFQAQHIAVAVLHLALQAYGVEVPAEAEAEKPWWQVFSEDLTKPIIDNIVSDLIQIYTMDTEIP
- the CCNQ gene encoding cyclin-Q isoform X1 translates to MEAVGPGTCGGGGAALGAEGRPAPEARVHFRVTRFIMEAGVKLGMRSIPIATACAIYHKFFCEIDLDAYDPYLVAMSSLYLAGKVEEQHLRTRDIINVSNRYFHPDSEPLELDSRFWELRDSIVQCELLVLRVLRFQVSFQHPHKYLLHYLVSLKNWLNRYSWQRSPVSITAWALLRDSYHGGLCLRFQAQHIAVAVLHLALQAYGVEVPAEAEAEKPWWQVFSEDLTKPIIDNIVSDLIQIYTMDTEIP
- the CCNQ gene encoding cyclin-Q isoform X2 — protein: MEAVGPGTCGGGGAALGAEGRPAPEARVHFRVTRFIMEAGVKLGMRSIPIATACAIYHKFFCEIDLDAYDPYLVAMSSLYLAGKVEEQHLRTRDIINVSNRYFHPDSEPLELDSRFWELRDSIVQCELLVLRVLRFQVSFQHPHKYLLHYLVSLKNWLNRYSWQRSPVSITAWALLRDSYHGGLCLRFQAQHIAVAVLHLALQAYGVEVPAEAEAEKPWWQIYTMDTEIP